One genomic segment of Candidatus Berkiella aquae includes these proteins:
- a CDS encoding GNAT family N-acetyltransferase — translation MKIKIRKVTLCDVKALLPLISQLGYPISEEQLIARLALYQGYNDAAWVALVDEKPIGVIAVHVYDLFHCTERYSRIVTVVVDAPYRRLGVGKQLLAYAERHAKEKGCTALELTSSLKRLKYGAHDFYDSYGYNNHGEYESRYFRKFLKQKEGPVI, via the coding sequence ATGAAAATAAAAATTCGTAAAGTTACCTTATGTGATGTTAAAGCGTTATTACCTTTAATAAGCCAATTGGGTTACCCTATTTCTGAAGAACAGTTAATTGCCCGATTAGCGCTCTATCAAGGCTATAATGATGCAGCCTGGGTTGCACTGGTCGACGAAAAACCGATCGGTGTGATTGCTGTTCATGTTTATGATTTATTTCATTGCACTGAACGTTACAGCAGAATTGTCACTGTCGTGGTTGATGCGCCCTATCGACGTTTAGGAGTCGGCAAACAATTGTTAGCTTATGCGGAACGTCACGCAAAGGAAAAAGGTTGCACTGCCCTTGAGCTCACCAGTAGTTTAAAACGCCTTAAATATGGCGCTCATGATTTTTATGATTCTTATGGTTATAACAATCATGGTGAATATGAATCACGCTATTTTCGTAAGTTCTTAAAACAAAAAGAAGGTCCCGTTATTTGA
- a CDS encoding SGNH/GDSL hydrolase family protein yields MKKSVFEKHPRLTLAGVLLLFGLAGIAGLELAAGSLFGLGHPVIYESHPVYGYRPEPNQFVARNKNDVVKINNLGLRANQDWDLNQPQHKILFLGDSVTYGGSYIHNDQLFSSLAIKSFAGYESGNAGVNGWGVDNVYALVKEMHFLPADVYVSVFPEGDFYRGLTRIGGQPFWTKKPRFALEELFHYFIYKIQQRQVPPIHFYEMTTAQRTHIANLAVRNLKALDEYLKSEGKTHLIYISPSRSQILKTQTEDLALKQLFQDHKLHVVYLKDRLQSIPASQAAAYFHDEIHLSIAGHQQWAALIEPDLKQALLAQEQLSYENKNS; encoded by the coding sequence ATGAAAAAAAGTGTTTTTGAAAAACACCCCCGACTGACATTAGCGGGGGTGCTTCTTTTATTCGGATTAGCTGGTATTGCGGGTTTAGAGCTTGCTGCAGGCTCTTTGTTTGGCTTGGGGCATCCTGTGATTTATGAATCACATCCTGTTTATGGCTATCGTCCTGAACCTAATCAATTTGTCGCGCGCAATAAGAACGATGTCGTCAAAATTAATAATCTAGGATTACGGGCAAATCAAGATTGGGATCTCAATCAGCCCCAGCATAAAATTCTGTTTTTAGGCGATTCTGTCACCTATGGCGGAAGCTATATTCATAATGATCAACTATTCTCATCTTTGGCAATCAAATCGTTCGCAGGCTATGAAAGTGGCAATGCTGGTGTCAATGGCTGGGGTGTTGACAATGTGTATGCGCTGGTAAAAGAAATGCATTTTCTGCCAGCCGATGTGTATGTTAGCGTCTTTCCCGAAGGGGATTTTTATCGTGGTTTAACCCGCATTGGCGGACAACCCTTTTGGACTAAAAAACCCCGTTTTGCTTTGGAAGAGTTATTTCATTATTTCATTTATAAAATTCAACAACGCCAAGTACCTCCTATTCATTTTTATGAAATGACAACGGCGCAGCGCACCCATATTGCAAACCTTGCGGTCAGGAACTTAAAAGCACTGGATGAGTATTTAAAAAGTGAAGGTAAAACCCATCTTATTTATATTTCACCGAGTCGTTCACAAATACTCAAGACGCAAACAGAAGATCTTGCACTAAAACAATTATTCCAAGATCACAAGCTACACGTTGTGTATTTAAAAGACCGCTTACAATCTATTCCTGCTTCACAAGCAGCCGCGTACTTTCATGATGAAATACATTTATCAATTGCAGGGCATCAACAATGGGCAGCATTGATTGAACCTGATTTAAAACAGGCGTTATTGGCGCAAGAGCAATTAAGCTATGAAAATAAAAATTCGTAA
- a CDS encoding FkbM family methyltransferase, with amino-acid sequence MKQILPILRYIIQNNSPFAIPYRLGLAFLYQGYKRCVKTIFSKRLFNGQKIFLYPNNCISSAFVYASHPDKQEIAALRQLADNQSVFLDIGANIGAYSIMLMDKVKKLYAFEAHPHTANLCKMNFLLNGLSEEQVIAKAVSDNNQSTYFSNLDDGDPLNTIVQNSSQAIEVPSITLDQFIQEKQFESGTNFLLKIDVEGFEHHVLQGAADFLKNQPIKAILLETFSTEHQAIQQCLEQLGFKMKMISKHNMLAYR; translated from the coding sequence ATGAAACAAATTTTGCCTATTCTTCGCTATATCATCCAAAATAATTCGCCATTTGCCATACCTTATCGATTAGGATTAGCCTTCTTGTATCAAGGTTATAAGCGGTGTGTCAAAACCATTTTTAGCAAGCGATTATTTAATGGGCAAAAAATATTTTTATATCCCAATAATTGTATTTCATCTGCTTTTGTCTATGCGAGTCACCCAGACAAGCAAGAGATAGCAGCGCTTCGCCAACTAGCCGATAATCAATCGGTTTTTTTAGATATTGGTGCCAATATTGGTGCATACAGTATTATGTTAATGGATAAAGTTAAAAAACTTTATGCTTTTGAAGCACATCCGCATACTGCTAATTTATGTAAAATGAATTTTTTATTAAATGGTTTATCTGAAGAGCAGGTAATTGCAAAGGCGGTGAGTGATAATAATCAATCAACCTATTTTAGCAATCTGGACGACGGCGATCCTTTAAATACCATTGTGCAAAATAGTTCACAGGCGATTGAGGTGCCATCGATTACATTAGATCAATTCATTCAAGAAAAGCAATTTGAATCAGGCACAAACTTTTTGCTGAAGATCGATGTTGAAGGTTTTGAACATCATGTCTTGCAAGGCGCTGCAGACTTTTTAAAGAATCAACCCATTAAAGCCATTTTGCTTGAAACCTTTTCGACAGAACATCAAGCGATTCAACAATGCCTTGAACAACTGGGTTTTAAAATGAAAATGATAAGCAAACACAATATGCTTGCTTATCGATAA
- a CDS encoding GtrA family protein: MVTFILQLIRDPKLYRYIIAGGACAILDISLFLLLRQHFAYHYLILATFSFIVATLANFILCNQFVFKHQQRHSSQTRFMLTYLVSGIGLSIHHFCLFLTFEWLALSLVISKLFAMGTAFGWNFLSRKYLVFKTATPA; the protein is encoded by the coding sequence ATGGTAACGTTTATCTTACAACTTATCCGCGATCCGAAGCTTTACCGCTATATCATTGCGGGAGGCGCTTGTGCTATTTTGGACATTAGCTTATTTTTGCTACTGCGCCAGCATTTTGCCTACCACTACTTAATTCTAGCAACGTTTAGCTTCATCGTTGCCACTCTAGCTAATTTTATCTTATGCAATCAATTCGTCTTTAAGCATCAGCAACGCCATTCTTCACAAACGCGCTTTATGCTGACTTATTTGGTTAGTGGTATTGGGCTTAGCATTCACCATTTTTGCCTTTTTCTGACTTTTGAATGGTTGGCGCTAAGCCTTGTTATCAGCAAACTCTTCGCGATGGGTACTGCCTTTGGCTGGAATTTTTTATCCCGTAAGTACCTGGTGTTTAAAACGGCAACGCCTGCCTAG
- a CDS encoding methyltransferase domain-containing protein: MRSDYFTPTQAFDKFLTQYRYNRMFKALKQFNHIKQVYDLGCGSGQLVHLLCEQGYDAYGIDVKSDQRIIAADLNNTLPLSDESVDLITSLANIEHLEKPLFNLHEIYRVLRKNGVLILTTPSTAAKPILEFLAYKLKWINETEIRDHKIYFSKKLLEHYLQKVGFHQFQVKRFQMGLNLHAIAIK, from the coding sequence ATGCGTAGTGATTATTTCACGCCAACACAAGCGTTTGATAAATTTTTAACCCAATATCGTTATAATCGGATGTTTAAAGCATTAAAACAGTTTAATCATATCAAACAAGTTTATGATTTAGGCTGTGGTTCGGGGCAATTAGTGCATTTGCTTTGCGAACAGGGATATGATGCATATGGGATTGATGTCAAAAGCGATCAGCGTATCATTGCTGCTGATTTAAATAATACCCTTCCACTATCTGATGAATCGGTCGATCTGATTACTTCATTAGCCAATATTGAACATTTAGAAAAGCCATTGTTTAATTTGCATGAGATCTATCGTGTGCTTCGCAAAAATGGGGTACTTATCTTAACGACGCCAAGTACCGCTGCCAAACCGATATTAGAATTTTTAGCCTATAAATTAAAATGGATTAATGAAACGGAAATCCGAGATCATAAAATTTATTTTTCGAAGAAGCTATTGGAGCACTATTTACAAAAGGTAGGCTTTCATCAATTTCAAGTAAAACGTTTTCAAATGGGTCTGAATCTACATGCCATCGCAATCAAATAA
- a CDS encoding 2-dehydropantoate 2-reductase: MIISIVGAGALGKTYGGLLAQQHEVHYLMRSEYAQVKREGGFTLVFPPPQNSMQIEAPLLHQDAKTLPPSDLVIISTKTTANHELGALLGHCIKENTLVLVIQNGIGNEEWISQLVPHNPLICGVSSMKATRLENNTVEIAYIAELRLAPFQAATEKQCEIIEQAFAATSPAIPVKAYQSYKEIRWRKLIWNVPFSALSIIYQQDTQVLATRQPYVSIVRALMNEVADIAKADGVTISQEHMAKMLEATQKSGPYYPSMYFDSIQGKPIEKEYIIDNVLALARQYHIETPMLNLIQTNLN, from the coding sequence ATGATCATTTCCATTGTTGGCGCTGGTGCTTTAGGTAAAACTTATGGTGGGCTATTAGCTCAGCAGCATGAAGTGCATTATTTAATGCGTTCAGAATATGCCCAAGTTAAAAGAGAAGGTGGTTTTACGTTAGTGTTTCCACCGCCGCAAAATAGTATGCAGATTGAAGCGCCTTTATTACACCAAGATGCCAAAACCTTGCCCCCCTCTGATTTAGTCATTATTAGCACCAAAACAACTGCCAATCATGAACTGGGTGCATTATTAGGCCATTGCATAAAAGAAAACACACTGGTATTGGTGATACAAAATGGGATAGGGAATGAAGAATGGATATCGCAATTAGTTCCTCATAATCCTCTTATCTGCGGCGTTTCTAGTATGAAAGCCACACGCTTAGAGAATAATACAGTCGAGATTGCTTATATTGCAGAATTACGTTTAGCCCCGTTTCAAGCGGCAACTGAAAAACAGTGTGAAATCATTGAGCAGGCTTTTGCGGCAACTTCACCTGCTATTCCGGTTAAAGCCTATCAGAGTTATAAAGAAATTCGTTGGCGCAAATTAATTTGGAACGTTCCTTTTTCGGCGCTTTCGATTATTTATCAACAGGATACTCAAGTATTAGCAACCCGTCAGCCGTATGTGAGTATTGTGCGCGCTTTAATGAATGAAGTGGCCGATATTGCCAAAGCAGATGGTGTCACTATTTCACAAGAACATATGGCAAAAATGCTAGAGGCGACTCAAAAGTCAGGGCCATACTATCCGAGTATGTATTTTGATTCTATTCAGGGTAAGCCGATAGAAAAAGAATACATTATTGATAATGTTTTAGCACTTGCAAGGCAATATCATATTGAGACACCAATGTTGAATTTGATTCAAACGAATTTGAATTAA
- a CDS encoding HipA domain-containing protein has protein sequence MPRDVRTLYIFMNEFLVGRLEKQSKGILQFFYEPSWLAMAGARPLSLSLPLSAKRYMGDVVYHFFDNLLPDNPQIRARIQAKFSAKTDQPFDLLEKIGRDCVGAIQLNDVTNITIVKSIQLKKLNEKNIAEILRHYQNYPLGMMEDTDFRISIAGAQEKAALLYYKKKWSLPLEQTPTTHILKLPIGRVHGMDLTDSCENEWLCAQIAAAFGLPVAKCDILYFEEVKVLAVERFDRKLSSDKTWIMRLPQEDMCQALGFSPNLKYQADGGPGISEVMNLLLGAIDPLKDRDAFFRSQVLFWLLAAIDGHAKNFSIFIEPEGKYQLTPLYDVMSAYPLIESKQLQPQKIKMAMALKGKNNHYYWHNIQHRHFIEAAKNANYSPSRAQAILDEMLERVDSVIDKVSTMLPSSFPKQISTSIFEGMIKMKKKLIKR, from the coding sequence ATGCCTAGAGATGTACGCACATTATATATATTCATGAATGAATTTTTGGTTGGCAGATTAGAAAAGCAATCCAAAGGAATCTTGCAATTTTTTTATGAACCGAGTTGGTTAGCAATGGCTGGGGCGCGTCCCCTGTCGTTATCTCTTCCTTTAAGTGCAAAACGATATATGGGAGATGTTGTTTATCATTTTTTTGATAATCTCTTACCAGATAATCCACAGATAAGAGCAAGAATTCAAGCAAAATTTAGTGCAAAAACCGATCAGCCTTTCGATTTGCTTGAAAAAATTGGACGAGACTGTGTAGGGGCTATTCAACTCAATGATGTGACTAATATCACAATCGTTAAAAGCATTCAGTTAAAAAAGCTCAATGAAAAAAATATTGCTGAGATATTACGTCATTACCAAAACTACCCGCTTGGCATGATGGAAGATACTGATTTTAGAATTTCCATTGCTGGGGCTCAAGAAAAAGCAGCATTGCTGTATTATAAAAAAAAATGGAGTTTACCATTAGAACAAACACCAACAACACATATTCTTAAATTGCCTATTGGTCGTGTACATGGTATGGATTTAACAGATAGCTGTGAGAATGAATGGCTATGTGCACAAATTGCAGCAGCATTTGGTTTACCGGTAGCAAAGTGCGATATATTATATTTTGAAGAAGTGAAAGTGTTGGCAGTAGAACGGTTTGATCGAAAATTATCCAGTGATAAAACCTGGATAATGCGTTTACCTCAAGAAGATATGTGTCAAGCATTAGGATTTTCTCCAAATCTAAAATATCAAGCTGATGGAGGTCCTGGTATTTCTGAAGTGATGAATTTATTACTAGGCGCCATTGATCCTTTAAAAGACAGAGATGCTTTCTTTCGTTCGCAAGTATTGTTTTGGTTATTAGCAGCAATTGATGGTCATGCTAAAAATTTTAGTATCTTTATTGAGCCTGAAGGAAAATATCAACTAACCCCATTATATGATGTTATGTCTGCATATCCATTGATAGAAAGTAAGCAATTACAGCCGCAGAAAATAAAAATGGCAATGGCGCTAAAAGGTAAAAATAATCATTATTATTGGCATAACATTCAACATAGACATTTTATTGAAGCTGCTAAAAATGCAAATTATTCTCCTTCGCGAGCTCAAGCAATATTAGATGAAATGTTGGAAAGAGTGGATAGTGTGATTGATAAAGTATCGACAATGCTTCCTTCTTCTTTTCCTAAACAGATCTCTACTTCAATATTTGAGGGGATGATAAAAATGAAGAAAAAATTAATTAAAAGATAG
- a CDS encoding glycosyltransferase: protein MFQPSVSVIIAVKNAKAYLAQTLASIRAQCYPLLEVIVIDGASTDGTLDVIRENHDLIHCVISEPDKGISDAFNKGLRQATGDYINFQGAGDVFYAPGCLTQLFHSLDDSYQLICGKVERVEEDGVTPLWVAPKHIKPFNKKSLLFKMSLPHQGLFTHRCFFEQFGSFDLKVRFAMDYELLLRAYEEFPKTIIKDVFISRWRAGGVGAHRIMEIFDEYHRIKKQHRVASTMALQAIDAFTRLKYLIKDKLLKMAY, encoded by the coding sequence ATGTTTCAACCTTCAGTCTCTGTCATAATTGCAGTTAAGAATGCTAAAGCGTATTTAGCACAAACTTTAGCAAGCATTCGCGCTCAATGCTATCCATTGCTTGAAGTCATTGTCATTGATGGCGCTTCAACCGATGGTACGCTCGATGTTATTAGAGAGAATCACGACCTGATTCATTGTGTGATTTCTGAGCCGGATAAAGGGATTTCAGATGCATTTAACAAAGGGTTAAGACAAGCAACGGGAGATTATATTAATTTCCAGGGAGCCGGTGATGTGTTTTATGCGCCTGGCTGCCTTACGCAACTATTTCACTCTCTGGATGACAGTTACCAACTTATTTGTGGCAAAGTAGAGCGTGTTGAAGAAGATGGTGTTACGCCATTATGGGTTGCGCCAAAACACATTAAACCTTTTAATAAAAAGTCACTCCTTTTTAAAATGTCCTTGCCGCATCAAGGTTTATTCACTCATCGGTGCTTTTTTGAGCAGTTTGGCAGCTTTGATCTCAAAGTGCGATTCGCGATGGATTATGAATTATTATTAAGAGCTTACGAAGAGTTCCCTAAAACAATTATTAAAGATGTATTCATTTCACGCTGGCGTGCAGGCGGAGTGGGTGCTCATCGGATCATGGAAATTTTTGATGAATATCATCGTATCAAAAAACAACATCGCGTTGCTTCCACTATGGCGTTACAAGCAATCGATGCATTCACTCGCTTAAAATACCTCATTAAAGATAAATTGCTAAAAATGGCCTATTAA
- a CDS encoding helix-turn-helix domain-containing protein — MFIRSPQEFAVMVIDQRKKLGITQAEVASRVGLKQKTISAFENKPENTKISTLFLILSAVNLDMNVIPKNAESKSDWQHEW, encoded by the coding sequence GTGTTTATCCGCTCTCCTCAAGAATTTGCTGTGATGGTGATTGATCAAAGGAAAAAGTTAGGTATAACTCAAGCAGAGGTTGCTAGTAGGGTCGGACTTAAACAAAAAACCATATCAGCTTTTGAAAATAAGCCTGAAAATACCAAAATCTCGACGCTCTTTTTAATCCTATCGGCTGTTAACTTAGATATGAATGTTATACCTAAAAATGCAGAATCGAAATCAGATTGGCAGCATGAGTGGTAA